The Salvelinus alpinus chromosome 3, SLU_Salpinus.1, whole genome shotgun sequence genome segment CACAACTGTTGTTGTTTATGATCAGGCTGCccatactctataccatctactgcatcttgcctatgccgttctgtaccaccactcattcatatatctttatgtacatattctttatccctttacacttgtgtgtataaggtagtagttgtggaattgttagattacttgttggttattactgcatggtcggaactagaagcacaagcatttcgctacactcgcattaacatctgctaaccatgtgtatgtgaccaatcaaatttgatttgctctcgctctctgtctctctgttggtctctttctatctgtctgtctgtcgctctctttgtctcgctctctttcgAACTGCACACACTTGTAGTAGGAAGGATggaagagatgagggagagaggttaaTAAGAGAGAAAAAAATTGAAAATGACACTGAGGAACTGTCCTGAGTTCTAACCTTCTACTGGAAAAAACATATCTCAATCTGAGTCCTAAATTATCCCCTATCAAgtacacttcttttgaccagtgcTCATAGGTCCAGTCCTCTATCAGTAATGCAATGCAGGTCTAACAGCCTTGAGCTGTAGCCAGGGTTTCATTCATGTGGAAAGGTTTTGGAACTTGGCTAGGagtggagtgagggagaggagggtggagtgagatggggagaggaggatggagtgagggagggagaggaggatggagggagaggaggatggagtgagggagggagaggaggatggagggagaggaggatggagtgagggagggagaggaggatggagggagaggaggatggagtgagggagggagaggaggatggagtgagggagggagaggaggatggagtgagggagggagaggaggatggggtgagggagggagaggaggatggagtgagggagggagaggaggatggagtgagggagggagaggaggatggagtgagggagggagaggaggatggagtgagggagggagaggaggatggagggagaggaggatggagtgagggagggagaggaggatggagggagaggagggagaggaggatggagggagaggaggatggagtgagggagggagaggaggatggagggagaggaggatggagggagaggaggatggagtgagggagggagaggaggatggagggagaggaggatggagtgagggagggagaggaggatggagggagaggaggatggagtgagggagggagaggaggatggagggagaggaggatggagggagaggaggatggagggagaggaggatggagtgagggagggagaggaggatggagggagaggaggatggagtgagggagggagaggaggatggagtgagggagggagaggaggatggagtgagggagggagaggaggatggagtgagggagggagaggaggatggagtgagggagggagaggaggatggagtgagggagggagaggaggatggagtgagggagggagaggaggatggagtgagggagggagaggaggatggagtgagggcgggagaggaggatggagtgagggcgggagaggaggatggagtgagggagggagaggaggatggagtgagggagggagaggaggatggagtgaggggaggatggagtgagaggaggatggagggagggagggagaggaggatggagagatatggagagatggggagaggatgatggagagatggggagaggatgatggagagagggagaggaggatgagaggctgCATGTTGCAGACAGAAGAGCAAGACCTTTAGTAGGAGTAGACagtctttatgttgacgtttataacctttagtaggagtagacagtctttatgttgacgtttataacctttagtaggaggaaacagtctttatgttgacgtttataacctttagtaggagtagacagtctttatgttgacgtttataacctttagtaggagtaGACCTCAAGTTACATGACTTCTATATTTCAGGACAGACTCATTTGTAGTCTTTCTTAACAATGAAATGGTTGACGAATTCCTGTTTCTCTCCTATCCAGACTACCTAGTGCCGCTGCTGTCCTCTGTCTTCATTCTCCTCTGGATCCTGGCGTTGGTCTCAGTCTTCCTCTACTGCGTGCGTCGCCGTCGGAAACATGGCAGTCACCATGGCAACGGAGCCTTGTCGTCCGCGGCAACCGAAGACAACACAACCAACAATGTGCGCGAGCAGCTCAACCAGATCAAGAACCCCATCAACGAGAAACACGCCGGAGGCGGCGGCCATCTTACAACATCGGTGGTCGTCAAGGACTACGAGGATAAGAACTCGATCGTCGCCAAGGTACGGACACACCACCCCCCGGAGGGCGAGGAGGACAACGATAAAGAGAGACATATGGGGAATAAAGGACGCTTCGCCGTTACAGCCAAACAACCTGCCTACACACTGGTGGAGCGGGAAGACCGGGGCCTCAATGGAGGCCTGGGGGCCAACGGGCCCAACGACGGGGACGGCAGGACCACGGTGCAGCCCAGTTCCAAACATCCTAACTGGACTAATAAACAGGACAACAGGGTCCTGGAGACGGCACACAGCATGAACAGGATGGACTACATCGTATAGCAGGAAGTGACATTGGAGGCAGGAAATAAAACGCTGTGTAAAGAATTCCCCTTCCTGGACGTTATGGTCATCCCGGCAACGTGGTCCTTCTGACACGCTCTGTAGACACTGTGTTGCCGTGCAACCCAAACCCTTTGATCATGCTGAAGAGGACCAGGGGGAGTGTtctgggatttgtagttttgtagttcCTAAACTGTTACGTCATTATTCTGTGACtacaatttttttgtttttttgggaTATAATGAATCCCTGGGTGCGTCAGATGTGGCACCCTGTTTCCTATTTagctcactacttttgaccagagccctatgggccaagTGTACgttgtagggaataggttgctcTGTTAGACGTTGCTCCTGATAATTTAACACTGGCAGAAAAGGTTGCTTTGGTTGGCAGGATAAGAGGTGTTGTGTTTTCACATTTCAACACTACACTTATTCCCTAATATAACACACTACTTTTGAGTGgagccctatgggacctggtctaaagtagtgcactatgtagggaataagggtgccattttagacacacatagttttaatgtatttctctctctctctcctctagtagGTATAAACTAGTTTTGTTTGCCTTTTCAGCTTTCATACCACAGCAATGTCATGAAATTAAACCAAAATAAGTACAACTTTAGAATTATTTATTCTTTTAGGGCGGGTGTTGTCCATGTCAGCAGTTGCAATATGAAGAATTTGTGTCGGTTTAGAATGTGTAGATATGTAcatttcttttatttttattaatcattgtgtatattttgatttattaacTTAAATAATAATCAAGAGCCTTAAGATATAATTCCTTTTTATTTATATGTTCTGTCTCTAGATGGAAGGTTTTGACGGCTTAGTTTCTTTTTTGACGATGAACTTGTTTATTTCTTTCACAaaaaaattcatttttttttgttgttgcctgaaatatttttattatttgtttgttttgtttttaatgatTCTACAGCGTCCATTGTTGCTTAGAAGGGAAGAAGAAATTAaaacaaaatacaaataaatggtTGCTTTGGGTTGTAAACGATTCAGAGAGTGTAGTGGCAGACATTTTCCTTGTGACTAATTGAACAAAAAGCCTTTAGCAGCATCATAAGTCACTCATCACATACTCAGAAAACAAGTATATCTGCCAATCACGCATCAATCACGCATAAAGTCATAGCTAGACCAAGGACTTGTCCCacagtgcaccctattccctatgggccctggtcaaaagtagtgcaccctattccctatgggccctggtcaaaagtagtgcaccctattccctatgggccctggtcaaaagtagtgcaccctatctcctatgggccctggtcaaaagtagtgcaccctattccctctgggccctggtcaaaagtagtgcaccctattccctatgggccctggtctaaagtagtgcaccctattccctatgggccctggtctaaagtagtgaaccctattcactatgggccctggtcaaaagtagtgcaccctattccctatgggccctggtcaaaagtagtgcaccccattccctatgggccctggtcaaaagtagtgcaccctattccctatgggccctggtcaaaagtagtgcaccctattccctatgggccctggtcaaaagtagtgcaccctattccctatgggccctggtcaaaagtagtgcaccctattccctatgggccctggtctaaagtagtggaccctattccctatgggccctggtctaaagtagtgcaccctattccctatgggccctggtcaaaagtagtgcaccctattccctatgggccctggtctaaagtagtgcaccctattccctatggaccctggtcaaaagtagtgcactataaagggaatagggagccatttgggaggtAACCCAATCATACTTGAATGGTAGAGGGTCAACAGTCCCGGATCGGTTTGTGCTGTCAAATCCATTGCATGAAACCGaacagggcctgtattcatacaTTCTTTCAGAAtaggagagctgatctaggatcaggtcctgcCTGTTCATATAAATTGTATTCATTATctgaaaggcaaaactgatcctagaccagcactaTGAATTGTGGGCCCTGGGACTCTTGAGGGGTGTACTACGAAGCAGCATCATTTAGTTAGCTAAATTTGTAATTAATTAACCACCAGACATAACTGGTGATGTTAGTGTCCATATACTTACACCCAGATAATGTTGTCTCATCCTATACTGGTATTTGTGACCATAAATTGGTAGAGAACAAACACCTCAAACggaccgtttaaaaaaaaaaaatgcttcctGTTTCCTCATTGGCTGCGGTCTACTCACATGAATATATTTTATGCCCACACCATTAAAACACGGAAAAGCTGCTTAACATACTTCATTATTTTTAGGAAGGGAAACTTTCACTCATTTGTAATTAattatatgtgatatttcataaaaATCTAGAAACAGTGGACAATGAGAAAGATAAAACTTGTTTTTTTGGTTGTTGACCCAGTTGGACAATGTTCAAGTTTATTtttcaaaaaaagaaaaaaaaagtttgttttataaatatttagtcAATTTAGCGAGCTAAAGCATTGACCCTGCTTGGTAGTGCTCTATGCTGCCGGAAGACTGTTCTTTTGTTTCTGTTTCAACTATTAAGACGGACATGTTTTCTCTTTACGAGATCATGGCAACATTCATTTCCTGTCCTTTTTTTCCACCCTTGTGTTATGAGAATGTATTATGTGTTGATGTTGCAATTCTGGCAATATTTTGAAAGtcaatatttattaaatattttttatgaAAAGATAATTTAAACTGTCACCGTTTTGGAGTCATGTTCTGAGTAAAATATGTGAATGAATAAAACGTTTGATCCTGAGGTTATATAATCAAATCGATAGAAAAATgtattgtcacatgcttcataaacaaccgGTTTAGACTAACAATTAAAATGCTTAAGAGATTAACACTATCCGCCATAGTATTAACACAGCATCTGCACACACACTTCATACTCTGAAAAGTggaaacatactgtatctgtgaaGTAGTTTTGGGCTTTTATACAGTACCCTGAAATCAGTCAGTTTATTGGACCATGGGAAAAATAGCTATTGTGTAAATACTTCAATGTGGTTTTGATTGGATTGAGCCATCGGGGGTCTTTACACTATCCCAGACACTTTTAACCATACAAGTTAGAGAGTATgcatgtgtcctaaatggcaccctattccctaaacagtgcactatataggtaatagggtgccatagggctctggtctaaagtagtgcactatacagggaaaccccacctctttaaggaatacctaggataggataaagtaatccttctaaccccccccccttagagttagatgcactattgtaaagtggttgttccactggacatcataaggtgaatgcaccaacttgtaagtcgctctggataagagcgtctgctaaatgacttaaatgtaaatgtatagggTGCCATTACGGAGGCGGGGTCTTGATTCTACTCCAAGATGTTTAGCCAATAACCAGACACGTTAGGGAAGGTTCTGAGACTGAGACTACTGTGGAAACAACTTAATTAGTGAACAACAAGGTCTCGTTGTAAGCGTCTGTGTTTGACTAATGATTAATGTAGGCTGGAGCTAAACTCCTTTCAATCAGACCAACAGGCCTGAAGATTGACATTGTTCCAGAAATGTACTCCCCATGTCCAAATGATCCTGAACAGGGCTGGGGTGAATTCCATTTTTAatttagtcaattcaggaagtgaactgAACATTTAGTGAATTTGAATGGAATTGGTCCCAACATTGATCCCTGGGGTACTCCTGCACTTTTAACATTTAACTAGGACCTGGATGATATATTCCAAACCTCATCACCTGATCTTTACTCTACCACACAGTGGGTTATGGATCTGAGACGGAGATGCCCAGAAGCCCGCTAGATAGTGGTGTGTTGCGGAGGGGGACAGACTAACATCTTTAACCAATaaccaaacggagattcagtgaaaatgaaAAGAGCTgcgcgaaacggtgctgaaatagttgaccacacgcgggtgcttaaaatcctattttaacaattggatgactttgggtgttccagtagcctactttattccactatttctgtcattcagtgatatttattcacaTAGTAATTCGATATGGAACCATCCAGACGTGGTTAGAAAACAAGGCATTTGGTGGACTCGGTAAGagtatattgtcctgctgatagcccATCAATGGTGCATGCATCTTAAAATAACTCCTGCACAGAGAAAAGAAAGGATCCTTGAATAATTAACATGTCGGTAAAATACTGTTAGACTTAGGGATTATGGTCACAGACAGTGCTATTCGCaaacactaataataataatggttgGATAACAGATCGGCTCTCGGAACTCATTAAGAGGCGGCTTCTAGCTTCAAagaaatctgcagagctgggaaggttgtatcccccataaaTATAACATTCTGTTCAtttaagttttgaatccggcgtcgttttgcgtgtcaattcattaaccaagtgccatggaatcggtacatcgaaaatctcttcccaactattttgtcATCTAtatggcacagatgtca includes the following:
- the LOC139569903 gene encoding protein jagged-1b-like, translating into MWCGPKSCRVSGGVKGRGGGAGCRSGQSCVPIREEQCFVRPCLNLGECHPSSPPTTKCHPSSGYHDNSCSNITFTFTKETMPRGLSIEAVCKQLRQLYVLNNVSSEYSVSITCDPSTSASNEIHLSIYTEDHLMDRSTIKEITDRIIDLVSKPHGNNSIITAIAKVHVQRRPSVSQTDYLVPLLSSVFILLWILALVSVFLYCVRRRRKHGSHHGNGALSSAATEDNTTNNVREQLNQIKNPINEKHAGGGGHLTTSVVVKDYEDKNSIVAKVRTHHPPEGEEDNDKERHMGNKGRFAVTAKQPAYTLVEREDRGLNGGLGANGPNDGDGRTTVQPSSKHPNWTNKQDNRVLETAHSMNRMDYIV